The Fibrobacter sp. UWR4 genome segment TGTAGATGTAAAGATAGCCTACGAATGGGAATCGGAATCGAGAGAATCATCTAGCAAGGCTGCCTAAATGCTTCCACACATGTTGATGATGCCTCGTTCTTCTGATTTATTCTCACGATTGCAAAAATACGACATCGTAAAAAGCGGCTTGTTTGCATTTTACGAGGAACTGCATACACAGAGCCTTGACTGGGTCTCCGATTTCATCATCGAATCCTTGCAAAATCGGGAGGCTCAAAACATATGATTCTTTTTCACGGTTCCGACATAGCTGTAGAAAAGCCAATTGCCAATTACGGGCGTAACAAGGTTGATTTCGGCCAAGGATTTTATCTTACAAGTTTACGCGAGCAAGCCGTAAAGTGGGCCAAGATCATAGCCTTCAAAAAGGGCGTCAAAAAGGCGTTTGTCACTGAATTCAATTTTGACGAAGACTTCCTAGCTTCACTTGGTTCGCGTTACAAGAAATTCCAGGTTTATGACATGGAATGGCTTGATTATGTAGTCGATTGTCGCAACGGTGGAAATTTGCAAAGTCTATACGACGTTATTGAAGGCGGTGTCGCCAACGACAACGTTATCGATACTGTTGAGAACTACGAGAACGGGATTATAACCACAGAACAAGCTCTTGGGCAGTTACAATACAAAAAGGTCAATCATCAAATTTGCTTCCGTTCCCAAGAAGTTTTGGATAAATCATTGAGTTTCGTTCGCTGGGAGGAGGTCTAGCCATGCAAAATGGAGTTCTTTGGCGTAAGGAAGCAAGACTTGTAAAGAAACTGGCCGAAGCCAAGAATATTGATAGCGCAACAGCTTTATCAATCTTTTTCGCATCCAACACCCACAAGTTACTTCTGCAGCCTGAAACTGGTTTGCAGCTTATGAGCGACGGCTACATTCTCGAAGACTTGCTCAACGAACTTCGCTAAGAAAAAGAGAACGTCGGCTAGTGCCGCGACAGCAAAGGCTCCCACAGCGATCTCCACACCCAAACCGCAAAAATTCCCCTTGTCCTCCCCACTCTCCGTTTGATATACTGCAGGTATAACCATCAACGTTCGCCATGCGGACAA includes the following:
- a CDS encoding DUF3791 domain-containing protein, which translates into the protein MQNGVLWRKEARLVKKLAEAKNIDSATALSIFFASNTHKLLLQPETGLQLMSDGYILEDLLNELR
- a CDS encoding DUF3990 domain-containing protein produces the protein MILFHGSDIAVEKPIANYGRNKVDFGQGFYLTSLREQAVKWAKIIAFKKGVKKAFVTEFNFDEDFLASLGSRYKKFQVYDMEWLDYVVDCRNGGNLQSLYDVIEGGVANDNVIDTVENYENGIITTEQALGQLQYKKVNHQICFRSQEVLDKSLSFVRWEEV